From the Acidovorax sp. NCPPB 3576 genome, the window AAATGCAGCAACGGGAAAATAGGCAATTTTGCTCGCGCCTCGTTGCTCAGGCTTATGCAGCAGCAGGCATAAATCTTGTCAACAATCCTGACTACTGCTTTCCTAGTGATTTTTCTGATTCCGAGCTTCTAGAATTTGTTGACGAATGCATTGAATTGGCGAGTGACGAGCAGATTGCATTCGCCATTTCGGATAGTCCACTGGATTTGCAAAAGCACATGATGAATGAAATAATGGCTTTTGCTCGGCGGTTATTTGACGCAGACGTGCAAAGCTTTCCTCAGATTGAATTAGCACTGGAAGATAAAAATCTTGCAAAACTAGAAGGGATGCTTGCGAAGAAAATTGAAGAGACTGGATTTTTATCTTTTGGATTTATTGATGTTGAAAAAAATCCATGGAGATATAACGGCCAGATACTTATGACAGCCGTCAATATAAGTGACACCAAGAAATTAGAAGCGGCTAGGCGAGAGCTAAAGCTCGCAAAATCTGACGTAAAAAAGTATGAAGCCCTAACAATTCATCATTATTATCGATATATGAGCAATGGATTCAAATACGATGAGCAATTTTTTGAGCTTTATAAAAAAATGCATTTTCTCCACTCTGCCAGAAAGATTGCCGCAGATTACGTGATAGACCTTTTAGGCAATTGTTAATATATTTCATTTAGCCAATTATTTTTAGCACATCCTCTAAAAGCGTTTGCCATTACCAATTGGCAACACCCCCAACCCGAGCCATATCGAACCGTCTGAGGGTATCATGGCTCAATTATGCGACCTTCTCGTCCCCTGGCGTGGCGGTAATCGGCGGGGTATGGGGTGTAACCCCATGGCAGCGAAGCGGAAGCCGGGGCCGTCGATAAAGCGCTGGCCATGGACGCGTGGCCCATGGCCCAAATATCACCGGACGCACTCCGCGACTTGGTGAACAGCGGCATTTTGGCTTGTGCCGAAGGCGGCCCCCGGCAGGGGCGAAGGAAGGGTTTTTTTATGCGCAGCGTAAAAAATGCCGTAGTGAGTACACGTAGTGGACGGGCCACCCCCGATAAACTTGCTTAAAGCTTGCACGGTGCTATTTTAACCCAAAGGGATAAAAAATGGCATACGCGATATTCAGGGTCGAAAAATACAAAACCAATCACGCCATCGGCGGCATCATGCGGCACCATCTCCGAGAAGCTCCGGAGGAGGTGGATGGGCTCGACCCGAGCCGCTCCCACCTCAATATAACCATCGGCGCAGCCGACCGACCGGCGCTATTCAGGGCGATAAAGGCGCGGATTGCCACAACGACGCGAAAACCGCGCCCCGACGCCAATCGTATTATTGAGAATGTCTTTACGGCTTCCCCGGAGTTTTTTGATGGCATGCCTTATGAGAGTCAAAAGACGTATTTACTCCACTGCGTTGATTTTGCAAAAGAGGTTTATGGTGCTGATAATGTCGTTGGGGCGTATTTGCATTTTGACGAAAAAAGTCCGCATTGCCATGTACTTTGCGTGCCCATTGAGACATCGACCAGGACTACAAAGAAAAACAGCCGCCACATCACAGCACTCAACGCGGGTCATTATTTGGGTGGTTCTGAAAAGTGCATTAACCTGCAAACCCGCTTTGCTGAGTTCGTCCAGAGGAAGGGGTACGACCTGAAACGGGGCGAGCCCAAGAGTGAGACCCAAAGGCGGCATGTTCCATTGCGGGAGTATTACGCCGAGATTGCCGCGAGCCATAAGGCCGCCACTGAATTGCTGGCGCAAGCGGCAAGCGAAGCCAGCGCGACAGCACAGAAGCGGCGGCAGGCGGAGCATGAAATGGGGCGCCTGAAACTCGACCGGGAGGCCATAGAAGCTGAGCGCGAAGCCATCCAGAAGCGACATACCGAAGCAGATGCGGAATGGAGCCGCGCCCGCGCTGCGAACCAAAAGGCACGGGACTATGAGGACAGGGCGCAAAAGCTGGCCCATCAAGGGCTGGCGGGCATCCAGGGCGTGAAGCGCCTTGCAGCAATTGCCAACCGGCCAGAGCTGGCCGGGATGTTGGAGCTATTGGCCGAGAATGCCACCGCCCGGGAGCTGTTGGCCCTCTATCAGCATGACCCGAAAATGGCCCTAGTGGTCCAGAACAATGTCGCCTTGGCCATTGGCATGTCCGACCAAAATCTGGCCCCCAAAACGGGCGATGAAAAAAATGCCGTAGTGATTACGGCATTGAAGGGTTTGAAGCCCCAGGAAGATGGCCCCGCCGCATTCGACTGGGGCATGCCAGGCCATTGACGGCTACATCAGGGCATCGGGGTCGATAAGCCCCCCCATCTCGATGCCCGCCATGGGGTCGGTGGCTATTTGGACGGTCTGGGCAATCAGGTCCAGCGTTGGGAACACCGACGCAGCCAGTTCGTCGATGCCGATGACCTTCGTATACACGGCCACGTTCACGTTGTCGATTTCGTGCCCGGCGAACTGGCAGCGGTGTTCCAAGCTCACTTTGTTTTGCATGAGTTCGTTGTTCACGTACTTGCGCAGGCTATGGAATACGAGCTTGTCCCGTGAAATCCGGGCGCTTTCGAGGTTGCGGGCGAACATCTTGCCGACGGCGTTGCCGCTTCCCTTGCCGTCGCGCTCCTTGTACTTGAAGAGCTTGTCTTCCGCGTTTTCCAGCGTGTCCAGCACGGGCACTATCTGCGCATAGATGTAGGGGTGTAGCGGCACCTCACGGATGCCTGCTTGCGTCTTGCTATCCCGGATGGTGATGTAAGGCACGCCGTTACGGCTACGCTTGAACTGGCCTTTTTTCAGGGCGGTGATCTCGCCCACGCGGCAGGCCGTGAACAGGCCCATAAGCACCGCGTTCACATAGTCCGGGGATTTCTCGCGTTGCTCGCGGAAGAAGTCGCCGCCCAGCAAGAGCGCGATTTCGTCGGTTTCAAACGTGGCCCAACCGCCTTGCAAGCGCTGTTTCTTGGTCAGCAGCGCGCGATTCTCTGCGGGGTTGTCGCCGCGCGTGTAGCCTTGCTTTTTAGCGAAGTTGTACAGGGCGCGCACGGTGGATATCTTGTTGTCAATGGTGCGGATGCCATTGCCCTTGGCGGCTAGATGTTCCTGGTAGCGCGTGAGGTCGCTTTGCGTGATGCGCGTGATGGGTGGGTTTTTGAGGAACTTGGCCAGTTCGGTGGTGGTGTTCTCGTACGAGTCGGCAGTGGACTGCTTGACGGATTTGAGCAAGAGGAACTTTTCCAGCAACTCGCCCAGCTTCAAGGCCGTGGGGTCGTCTGCTGGTGGGGCTACTGTGGCCGGTGCCAGTGTGGGCGCGGGCTGGCCTGCGTGTAGCGCTTTGAGGGCCTGGATGGCCTCCATCATCCGCTTGTGGTCTTCGTCTCCGTCGGCTTTGAAGATGCCCTTGGATACGTCCATCTCGTAGGTGCTAAGTTCGCTGAGGTCGGGCTTTTTGTGCATTGTGTTCAACAGAGCTATTGCCCGAATGATAGCTACCCGTTTGTAGCTGGTGCGCAGCGAACGCTTGACCTGCTGGCCATTGATACGGGTATGGAGGTAGTAGCTGGAACCAAGTAGGTAGATGGGCAAATTGAGCATGAATTGCTACCAAATTTGCTACCACCCTCAAAGCAAAAAGCCTCGTAAGTCGTTGACTTACAAGGCTTTTTCCGTTTTGGCGGAGAGGGTGGGATTCGAACCCACGGTAGTGTTGCCACTACGCCTGATTTCGAGTCAGGTACATTCGACCACTCTGCCACCTCTCCTGTGTGTCGAAGCCGGGATTCTAGCAGGAAGTTTGGCCCCTCCAGGCGGCTCAGTACTTCCCCATGTAGTCGCGCTTGCCCAGTTCCACGCCGTTGTGCCGCGCGATGGCGTACGTGGCGTTCACGTGGAAGAAGAACTGCGGCAGGCCGTAGTGCAGCAGGTAGTGCTCGCCGGCGAACTGCTTTTCGCGGGGCGTGCCGGGCTGCAGAGTGATCTGGCGCGTGGCGGCTTCGTTGAAAGACTCGGCGGGCAGGCCTTCGATGAATGCCAGCACGGCGTCGATGCGAGCTTGCAGATCGGCAAAGCCGACCCGCTCGGCATCGGGCATCGACGGAACATCAGCGCCAGCCAGCCGTGCAGCGATGCCTTTGGCGAAATCGCAGGCCACCAGCACCTGGCGGGACAGCGGGAACATGTCAGGGAACAAGCGTGCCTGCAGCAGCGCGTCCGGGTCGATCTTGCGTGCGGTCGCGTGGGCTTCGGTTTTGGAAAGCACATCCCGCAGGGAGCCGAGCATCTGCTTGAAAACGGGGACGCTGGCGCTGTAGATAAAAGAAGTCATTGCAGATCGATCCTGGTTGGAGAGAGGTGCCGGCAGAAAGCCGGCGAACCATGAGCGCCACAGTAACGGACTGCCGCGCTCATGGTGTGACGAAAGGCGATCAGGCAGCCAATACGGCCAGCCCGCCCAGATAGGGGCGTAAGGCCTCGGGCACCTGCACGCTGCCATCCGCTTGCTGGTAGTTCTCCAGCACCGCCACCAGAGTGCGGCCCACGGCCAGGCCCGATCCGTTCAAGGTGTGCAGCAGCTCGTTCTTGCCCTGCGCGTTCTTGAAGCGGGCCTGCAGGCGGCGGGATTGGAATGCCTCGCAGTTGCTGACCGAGCTGATCTCACGGTAGGTGTTCTGCGCGGGCAGCCACACTTCCAGGTCGTAGGTCTTGGCGGCGCTGAAGCCCATGTCGCCCGTACACAGGCTCATCACGCGGTAAGGCAGGCCGAGCTTTTGCAGCACGGCTTCGGCGTGGCCCGTCATGGCCTCCAGCGCCTCGTAGCTCTTGTCGGGATGGACGATCTGCACCATCTCGACCTTGTCGAACTGGTGCTGGCGGATCATGCCGCGCGTGTCGCGGCCGTAGCTGCCGGCCTCGGAACGAAAGCACGGCGTGTGCGCCGTGAGCCGGATGGGCAGGTCCGACTCGGGCACGACCACATCGCGCACGAAGTTGGTCAGCGGCACTTCGCTGGTGGGAATGAGGTACAGGGCCGCATGGTCGGGCACCGGCTCGCCGTCCTGGCCGCCCTTCTTGGCCGCGAAAAGGTCGCCCTCGAACTTCGGCAGCTGCCCGGTGCCGCGCAGCGAATCGGCATTGACGGCGTAAGGCACGTAGCACTCGGTGTAGCCGTGCTCCTGGGTCTGCACATCGAGCATGAACTGCGACAGCGCACGGTGCAGGCGAGCGATGGGCCCCTTCATCACGGTGAAGCGCGAGCCC encodes:
- the serS gene encoding serine--tRNA ligase; this translates as MLDILLLRKDLDSAIARLETRKKPQAFLDVEAFQSLESERKTLQTRTEELQARRNTLSKQIGQLKSKGENADAVMAEVGSLKSELETSAARLEQLQGELHALLLAVPNLPHESVPLGADEAGNVEVRRWGTPRAFDFAAKDHVDVGTPLGLDFDMGVKLSGSRFTVMKGPIARLHRALSQFMLDVQTQEHGYTECYVPYAVNADSLRGTGQLPKFEGDLFAAKKGGQDGEPVPDHAALYLIPTSEVPLTNFVRDVVVPESDLPIRLTAHTPCFRSEAGSYGRDTRGMIRQHQFDKVEMVQIVHPDKSYEALEAMTGHAEAVLQKLGLPYRVMSLCTGDMGFSAAKTYDLEVWLPAQNTYREISSVSNCEAFQSRRLQARFKNAQGKNELLHTLNGSGLAVGRTLVAVLENYQQADGSVQVPEALRPYLGGLAVLAA
- a CDS encoding YiiX/YebB-like N1pC/P60 family cysteine hydrolase, which translates into the protein MTHPNPKYIINIDSLRPGDIILTSAKTVISKSIRIATKSDFSHVIFHVRDGSCMHADSGGVHPLNLQRFLLDEKNTAVVLRLKNYDQFQNAIAFACDFVYVDAGKSYSTREALFSKKLRSSKMQQRENRQFCSRLVAQAYAAAGINLVNNPDYCFPSDFSDSELLEFVDECIELASDEQIAFAISDSPLDLQKHMMNEIMAFARRLFDADVQSFPQIELALEDKNLAKLEGMLAKKIEETGFLSFGFIDVEKNPWRYNGQILMTAVNISDTKKLEAARRELKLAKSDVKKYEALTIHHYYRYMSNGFKYDEQFFELYKKMHFLHSARKIAADYVIDLLGNC
- a CDS encoding DUF1993 domain-containing protein: MTSFIYSASVPVFKQMLGSLRDVLSKTEAHATARKIDPDALLQARLFPDMFPLSRQVLVACDFAKGIAARLAGADVPSMPDAERVGFADLQARIDAVLAFIEGLPAESFNEAATRQITLQPGTPREKQFAGEHYLLHYGLPQFFFHVNATYAIARHNGVELGKRDYMGKY
- the mobV gene encoding MobV family relaxase; its protein translation is MAYAIFRVEKYKTNHAIGGIMRHHLREAPEEVDGLDPSRSHLNITIGAADRPALFRAIKARIATTTRKPRPDANRIIENVFTASPEFFDGMPYESQKTYLLHCVDFAKEVYGADNVVGAYLHFDEKSPHCHVLCVPIETSTRTTKKNSRHITALNAGHYLGGSEKCINLQTRFAEFVQRKGYDLKRGEPKSETQRRHVPLREYYAEIAASHKAATELLAQAASEASATAQKRRQAEHEMGRLKLDREAIEAEREAIQKRHTEADAEWSRARAANQKARDYEDRAQKLAHQGLAGIQGVKRLAAIANRPELAGMLELLAENATARELLALYQHDPKMALVVQNNVALAIGMSDQNLAPKTGDEKNAVVITALKGLKPQEDGPAAFDWGMPGH
- a CDS encoding phage integrase, with the translated sequence MLNLPIYLLGSSYYLHTRINGQQVKRSLRTSYKRVAIIRAIALLNTMHKKPDLSELSTYEMDVSKGIFKADGDEDHKRMMEAIQALKALHAGQPAPTLAPATVAPPADDPTALKLGELLEKFLLLKSVKQSTADSYENTTTELAKFLKNPPITRITQSDLTRYQEHLAAKGNGIRTIDNKISTVRALYNFAKKQGYTRGDNPAENRALLTKKQRLQGGWATFETDEIALLLGGDFFREQREKSPDYVNAVLMGLFTACRVGEITALKKGQFKRSRNGVPYITIRDSKTQAGIREVPLHPYIYAQIVPVLDTLENAEDKLFKYKERDGKGSGNAVGKMFARNLESARISRDKLVFHSLRKYVNNELMQNKVSLEHRCQFAGHEIDNVNVAVYTKVIGIDELAASVFPTLDLIAQTVQIATDPMAGIEMGGLIDPDALM